A genomic stretch from Enterobacter oligotrophicus includes:
- the ribE gene encoding 6,7-dimethyl-8-ribityllumazine synthase translates to MNIIEAAVATPDARVAITIARFNNFINDSLLEGAIDALKRIGQVKDDNITVVWVPGAYELPLAAGALAKTGKYDAVIALGTVIRGGTAHFEYVAGGASNGLAHVAQDAEIPVAFGVLTTESIEQAIERAGTKAGNKGAEAALTALEMINVLKAIKA, encoded by the coding sequence ATGAACATTATTGAAGCTGCTGTAGCTACCCCGGACGCTCGCGTCGCCATCACCATTGCGCGTTTCAACAACTTCATCAACGACAGCCTGCTGGAAGGTGCGATTGACGCCCTGAAACGTATCGGCCAGGTTAAAGATGACAACATTACCGTTGTTTGGGTTCCAGGTGCTTACGAACTGCCTCTGGCAGCAGGTGCGCTGGCGAAAACCGGTAAATACGACGCGGTGATTGCGCTGGGTACGGTTATTCGTGGCGGCACTGCGCACTTCGAATACGTTGCGGGCGGTGCAAGCAACGGTCTGGCGCACGTTGCACAGGATGCTGAAATTCCTGTCGCGTTTGGCGTACTGACCACCGAAAGTATTGAACAAGCCATCGAACGTGCTGGCACCAAAGCCGGTAACAAAGGTGCAGAAGCTGCACTGACCGCGCTTGAAATGATCAATGTATTGAAAGCCATTAAGGCCTGA
- the nusB gene encoding transcription antitermination factor NusB: MKPAARRRARECAVQALYSWQLSQNDIADVEYQFLSEQDVKDVDVLYFRELLSGVATNSAYLDGLMKPYLSRLLEELGQVEKAVLRIALFELSKRDDVPYKVAINEAIELAKTFGAEDSHKFVNGVLDKAAPAIRPHKK; the protein is encoded by the coding sequence GTGAAACCTGCTGCTCGTCGCCGCGCCCGTGAATGTGCCGTCCAGGCACTTTACTCCTGGCAGTTGTCCCAGAACGACATCGCTGATGTTGAATACCAGTTCCTGTCAGAACAGGACGTGAAAGATGTTGACGTTCTGTACTTCCGTGAACTGCTGTCGGGAGTGGCGACTAATAGCGCGTATCTCGATGGTCTGATGAAACCCTACCTCTCCCGTCTGCTCGAAGAGCTGGGCCAGGTAGAAAAAGCAGTGTTGCGTATCGCGCTGTTTGAGCTGTCTAAACGTGATGATGTGCCGTACAAAGTGGCCATCAACGAAGCGATCGAACTGGCGAAAACCTTCGGCGCTGAAGACAGCCATAAGTTTGTTAACGGCGTGCTGGATAAAGCCGCACCTGCGATCCGTCCCCACAAAAAGTGA